A portion of the Anabas testudineus chromosome 22, fAnaTes1.2, whole genome shotgun sequence genome contains these proteins:
- the LOC113147839 gene encoding 4F2 cell-surface antigen heavy chain-like, which translates to MNTEETNVELQDAQTKDAADPAQVAADADATEADVSEADLDQEEQEKQPMTGGGDRTEDALSAGREAVVGGEKNGSVKVKIPEEAEDVKFTGLNKEELLRVAGTPGWVRTRWALLVVFWLGWLGMLVGAVLIILQAPRCRDLPPTNWWNDGPLYQIGNIHAFTDAQNLKGLQQKMESLSQLKVKGLVVGPIHVAPPDEAMRLRFEEISPEAGNLEQFKGLIQAAHRKGISVVLDLTPNYQGSNGPWFSNISVTNVAERLKSALVFWLNEGVDGVQLSGVERVSSVVPSLWSDIRAIVQNGTDSGPNERVLIGITERSVAEDVSSLLTSTGVDLLISRVLRSGDMGSMEHARVVQLLYSSHDQTKLAWSLGGRAEGHLASLVGPALVKMHQLLLLTLPGTPVFNYGDEIGLMDESTKFPKMLWDSEEELNGTLQEERSERLSCRSFFRSMSELRGKERSLLFGDFVLLYNSSSSLAYLRVWDQSERYLAAFNWAEEAVVLELSHAMLPRQAAVVLSTNSSILPADSRVDLTNLRLGPGQAALLRFPYTG; encoded by the exons ATGAACACGGAGGAGACAAACGTGGAGCTGCAGGACGCTCAGACTAAGGATGCGGCGGATCCGGCTCAGGTCGCTGCGGATGCTGATGCGACGGAGGCCGATGTGAGCGAGGCGGATCTGGaccaggaggagcaggagaagcagcCGATGACCGGAGGAGGAGACCGGACAGAGGACGCTCTGTCCGCCGGCAGAGAGGCGGTGGTGGGGGGGGAGAAAAACGGCTCCGTGAAGGTGAAGATCCCCGAGGAGGCGGAGGACGTGAAATTCACCGGGCTCAACaaggaggagctgctgagggTGGCCGGGACCCCGGG CTGGGTCAGGACCCGCTGGGCGCTGCTGGTGGTGTTCTGGCTCGGCTGGTTGGGGATGTTGGTCGGAGCCGTCCTCATCATCCTGCAGGCTCCTCGCTGCAGAGACCTTCCCCCCACCAACTGGTGGAACGACGGCCCGCTGTACCAGATCGGAAACATCCATGCCTTCACGGACGCCCAGAACCTGAAGG GTCTGCAGCAGAAGATGGAGAGCCTGTCTCAGCTGAAGGTCAAAGGCCTCGTGGTCGGACCGATCCACGTCGCTCCTCCTGACGAAGCCATGAGACTGAGGTTCGAGGAGATTTCCCCCGAGGCCGGAAACCTGGAGCAGTTTAAAGGTCTGATCCAGGCCGCTCACAGGAAGG GTATTTCTGTGGTTCTGGATCTGACTCCAAACTACCAGGGATCAAATGGACCCTGGTTCTCCAACATCAGTGTGACGAACGTAGCAGAGAGACTGAAG tcTGCTCTGGTGTTCTGGCTCAATGAAGGTGTGGACGGTGTCCAGCTGTCGGGGGTGGAGCGCGTGTCCAGCGTggtgccgtctctgtggagcGACATCCGAGCCATCGTCCAGAACGGGACGGACAGTGGTCCCAATGAGAG GGTCCTGATCGGAATCACGGAACGCTCCGTGGCGGAAGACGTGTCCTCCCTCCTTACCTCCACTGGTGTCGACCTGCTCATCTCCAGGGTACTCCGCTCAGGAGACATGGGGTCTATGGAGCACGCTCGGGTCGTCCAGCTCCTCTATTCGTCCCATGACCAGACCAAGCTGGCCTGGAGCTTGGGGGGGCGGGCAGAGGGTCACCTGGCATCACTTGTGGGTCCGGCTCTGGTCAAAAtgcaccagctgctgctgctcacgcTGCCGGGGACGCCGGTCTTCAACTACGGAGACGAGATCGGACTGATGGACGAG AGCACCAAGTTTCCCAAGATGCTCTGGGACTCTGAGGAGGAGCTGAACGGGACTCTGCAG GAGGAGAGATCGGAGCGTCTGTCCTGTCGCAGTTTTTTCCGCAGTATGAGCGAGCTGCGGGGTAAAGAGCGCTCCCTGCTGTTCGGAGACTTCGTCCTCCTCTATAACTCCTCCTCGTCGCTGGCGTACCTGCGCGTCTGGGATCAGAGCGAACGCTACCTGGCCGCCTTTAACTGGGCGGAGGAGGCGGTGGTGCTGGAGCTTAGTCATGCGATGCTGCCCCGACAGGCTGCGGTGGTCCTCAGCACCAACAGTAGCATCCTGCCCGCAGACAGCAGAGTGGACCTGACAAACCTGCGGCTCGGCCCTGGCCAGGCCGCGCTCCTCAGGTTTCCCTACACTGGATAG
- the heatr4 gene encoding HEAT repeat-containing protein 4, whose amino-acid sequence MDSPGRSSSVSSSVSTQRPHRVYRRFLTDSAATLRFSPELGVHSFSQADFSQVFRPTGVLKPAARRRLYGPAPKLQHRELPPLVESSVDHSPPHRRTQMKEVQPVHKAAPKKLLLLNDSRHHRNLQRWSPSVLDTMTPHTSNKSVTTVTLIKDQNQVLITQPQSGPDILSWTAAHCLDLEADCRGVIERLLEELFLCQDEELPSSEIQSPDFQLVVSLLIFLSKQTTLVRSLLAEHLNSPEQESRLLTCNTLSSLHGPINKDVVHKLIHLMWNDQSDEVRFAAAEALIKMGKAQDVQNQLSWKLEGELGLQGKMRALDLISSLKLMTVKLLESFGSCFIDEFTSVRKQACVTAASLQLTDDMVASRVLELMETDVAQEVRLSALTAVAALGLSSADVQETLLRCVEMEEDADLRLAVCQLLRDVGVPKTRLQDFLLQRVDAESSSLVRRMMKEILHQCDFSLNKKHCSSHSSSLQVKHHREWRIITEKVFLLEKLQEERHQRRHLQPSTLARLLSRHCSTDSDEVTDEH is encoded by the exons ATGGATTCACCTGGACGCtcctcctccgtctcctcctccGTCTCCACACAGAGACCCCATCGCGTTTACCGGCGGTTTCTGACCGATTCTGCCGCCACCCTCCGGTTTTCCCCCGAGCTCGGCGTTCACTCCTTCAGCCAGGCCGACTTCAGCCAGGTGTTCCGACCCACTGGAGTCCTGAAGCCAGCTGCCAGGAGGAGGCTGTACGGACCGGCTCCGAAGCTGCAGCACCGAGAGTTACCTCCGTTAGTGGAGTCATCGGTGGATCATTCACCCCCCCACAGGAGAACCCAGATGAAAGAGGTCCAACCAGTCCACAAGGCAGCTCCAAAAAAACTGCTCCTCTTAAATGATTCAAGGCACcacagaaacctgcagaggTGGTCCCCCTCAGTCCTGGACACCATGACCCCCCACACCAGCAACA agagtGTGACCACAGTGACTCTGATCAAAGATCAGAACCAAGTCCTGATCACACAACCACAGTCAG GTCCAGATATTCTGAGCTGGACCGCTGCACACTGTTTAGACCTGGAAGCAGACTGTAGAGGGGTCATCGAGAGACTGTTGGAAGAACTGTTCCTCTGCCAGGATGAAGAACTCCCCAGCAGTGAAATCCAGAGTCCTGATTTCCAGCTGGTCGTTTCACTGCTCATCTTCCTCAGCAAACAGACG ACTCTCGTGCGCTCTCTGCTCGCAGAGCATCTGAACAGCCCTGAACAGGAGAGCAGACTGCTGACCTGTAACACTCTCTCCAGCCTCCACGGGCCCATTAATAAG GATGTTGTTCACAAGCTGATACACCTGATGTGGAACGACCAGAGTGATGAGGTGCGGTTCGCTGCTGCGGAGGCACTGATAAAGATGGGAAAGGCTCAGGACGTTCAGAATCAGTTAAG CTGGAAGCTGGAGGGGGAGTTGGGGCTGCAGGGTAAGATGCGCGCTCTGGATCTGATCAGCAGCCTGAAGTTAATGACGGTGAAGCTGCTGGAGTCGTTTGGATCCTGCTTCATAGATGAGTTCACATCTGTCAGGAAACAGGCCTGTGTGACGGCCGCTTCTCTGCAGCTGACGGACGACATG GTTGCGAGTCGTGTGCTGGAGCTGATGGAAACTGACGTGGCACAGGAGGTCCGACTGTCTGCTCTCACAG CTGTGGCTGCGTTGGGATTGTCGTCAGCAGATGTGCAGGAGACACTGCTGCGCTGcgtggagatggaggaggacgCAGACCTGCGTCTTGCTGTGTGTCAGCTGCTCCGGGACGTTGGTGTGCCGAAGACCAGACTGCAGGACTTCCTGCTGCAGCGTGTCGATGCTGAGTCCAGCTCGCTGGTCCGCAG gaTGATGAAGGAAATTCTGCATCAGTGTGACTTCAGTCTGAAcaagaaacactgcagcagccacagcagcagcctgcag GTGAAGCATCACCGTGAGTGGAGAATCATCACAGAGAAAGTGTTTCTGCTGGAGAAGCTGCAGGAAGAACGACATCAGCGACGCCACCTCCAGCCCAGCACCCTGGCCCGGCTGCTGAGTCGGCACTGCAGTACTGATTCTGATGAAGTGACAGATGAACACTGA